One stretch of Vulpes lagopus strain Blue_001 chromosome X, ASM1834538v1, whole genome shotgun sequence DNA includes these proteins:
- the TCEAL3 gene encoding transcription elongation factor A protein-like 3 isoform X1, whose product MTCISEGCCTRTCDAPGLCVYPQHSTRLEKEEEPVQNPCRTRKRRGNLNMEKLYNENEGKLEIKGQPEDEVEPEDEGKSDEEEKLEEEGKPGHEGKLQNKGQPDDEGKQEKQGKSENEGKPHGEGKPGSQAKPEGEPRAAEKRPAEDYVPRKAKRKTDRGTDDSPKDYQEDLQEKHLGSEEMMRECGDMSRAQEELRKKQRMGGFHWMQRDVQDPFAPRGQRGVRGVRGGGRGQRGLHDIPYL is encoded by the exons ATGACGTGCATCTCCGAGGGATGCTGTACGAGGACCTGCGATGCGCCAG GTCTGTGTGTCTATCCCCAGCACTCTACAAGGCTAGAAAAGGAGGAGGAACCTGTCCAGAATCCCTGCAG gacaaggaaaagaaggggaaatcTCAACATGGAAAAACTCtacaatgaaaatgaaggaaagctGGAAATCAAGGGACAGCCAGAAGATGAAGTAGAGCCTGAAGATGAAGGAAAATCAGATGAGGAAGAAAagctggaagaggaagggaagccaGGGCATGAGGGAAAGCTCCAGAATAAGGGACAGCCAGATGATGAGGGAAAGCAAGAAAAGCAGGGCAAGTCTGAAAATGAGGGAAAACCACATGGTGAGGGCAAGCCAGGATCCCAGGCAAAGCCTGAGGGTGAGCCACGGGCTGCCGAAAAGCGCCCAGCTGAAGATTATGTGCCgaggaaagcaaaaagaaaaacggACAGGGGGACGGACGATTCCCCCAAGGACTATCAAGAGGACTTACAGGAAAAGCACCTGGGAAGTGAGGAGATGATGAGAGAATGTGGAGATATGTCAAGGGCTCAGGAAGAATTAAGGAAAAAACAGAGAATGGGTGGTTTTCATTGGATGCAAAGAGATGTACAGGATCCGTTTGCCCCAAGGGGGCAACGAGGTGTCAGGGGAGTGAGGGGCGGAGGTAGAGGCCAAAGGGGTTTACATGATATCCCATATCTTTAA
- the TCEAL3 gene encoding transcription elongation factor A protein-like 3 isoform X2, whose product MEKLYNENEGKLEIKGQPEDEVEPEDEGKSDEEEKLEEEGKPGHEGKLQNKGQPDDEGKQEKQGKSENEGKPHGEGKPGSQAKPEGEPRAAEKRPAEDYVPRKAKRKTDRGTDDSPKDYQEDLQEKHLGSEEMMRECGDMSRAQEELRKKQRMGGFHWMQRDVQDPFAPRGQRGVRGVRGGGRGQRGLHDIPYL is encoded by the coding sequence ATGGAAAAACTCtacaatgaaaatgaaggaaagctGGAAATCAAGGGACAGCCAGAAGATGAAGTAGAGCCTGAAGATGAAGGAAAATCAGATGAGGAAGAAAagctggaagaggaagggaagccaGGGCATGAGGGAAAGCTCCAGAATAAGGGACAGCCAGATGATGAGGGAAAGCAAGAAAAGCAGGGCAAGTCTGAAAATGAGGGAAAACCACATGGTGAGGGCAAGCCAGGATCCCAGGCAAAGCCTGAGGGTGAGCCACGGGCTGCCGAAAAGCGCCCAGCTGAAGATTATGTGCCgaggaaagcaaaaagaaaaacggACAGGGGGACGGACGATTCCCCCAAGGACTATCAAGAGGACTTACAGGAAAAGCACCTGGGAAGTGAGGAGATGATGAGAGAATGTGGAGATATGTCAAGGGCTCAGGAAGAATTAAGGAAAAAACAGAGAATGGGTGGTTTTCATTGGATGCAAAGAGATGTACAGGATCCGTTTGCCCCAAGGGGGCAACGAGGTGTCAGGGGAGTGAGGGGCGGAGGTAGAGGCCAAAGGGGTTTACATGATATCCCATATCTTTAA